In Clostridiisalibacter paucivorans DSM 22131, the genomic stretch ATAGTTTCTTCTATATAATCAGGATACCTATCCAAAACATCAGCTGTTATTTTTGATGATAAAAAGTCTACAGTATCCCACCATGATCTATTTATTGTTAATTTCTCTATTTTATCAATTTCAATATTTTTAATTTCTTTTTTCAAAGCTACTAGTATATCAACTGCCAGATATTGAAATTCTCTTTCTGGCAATTTCCAAAGCTTAAATATAAAATCCCAATCTATTTTTTTGATCCTTTTACATTGTTTTATATATCCCTTTTGTAAAACTAATCTTTCTGGCCTTTTTATCCCTAAAAACAGAAATTTATTTCTCATATATTTTGCCATTTTCTTTGACTCAAATTCATTTCCATTATCATAAAATTTTTTTATAATTTCTTCACTCATAATTTATTAATCTCCCAATTTATTTTTTAAGTCTACAATATAATTCTGTTGCATTTTCTTTAAATTTAAAAATAAATAAGACATAATCTTCATTATAGGATTTCTAATATATATCTTCTCTGTAAAAATAATTTTTGTCCCCCCAGTTTCTAAAGAAAAAAAAGTGCCTGTCCAAAATCCATAAAAAAATTTATTCTCCATTCGAAACTCATATTTTTCATACTTCTTCTTATTAGTTATAGTAAATTTAACAGCTTGTCCTTTATGATTATATTCAATAAAAGATTCCCCTTTATTAATAATCTCAACCCTTTCGATGTCACTACGCCATTTATAATCTTCATTATTAGTAACTACATCCCAAATAGATTTTATGTCTGAATTAAAGTATGCTATAACTTCTGACACTCTCCATTTTCCCAAAATACACACCCCCGCAAAATATATGTATGATTTTATTATACATCAAATTGTTAGTAGGTATTAGCTAGTAGTTAGTAATTGATGGAAAAAATCCTATGGACTTTATCATTAAACTACTTACTGTTAACTATTAACTTATTCTATATTTATATAATATTCTAAATTACCAAATATCATAATGTATTTTATCTTCTATATATCTACTAGCAGGTTCTTTATCTTCTACATGATATCCAATTGAAACTATAGCCAATGGTATTACTGATTGGGGAATATTGAATATATTCTTTATAGATTCAACTCTATCTTCATTTGGATATACTCCTAACCAAACTGCCCCTAATCCTAACTCTTCAGCAGCTATAAGAATATTTTCTGTTATTGTGGCACAATCTTGTATCCAATACCCATCATCTTTCTCTCTAGACTCATCTCCACATATCATAATAGCTACATCAGCCTCTTTCAACATCTGAGAATACTGATGTACTTGTGTTATTTCTATAAGTCTATTCCTATCTCTAACCACTATAAATTCCCATGGCTGTCTATTACCAGCTGAAGATGATGCAATTGCAGACTGTAACAGTTTTTTTACTAAATCATCAGACACCCTTTTCCCACTGTATTCTCCTATACTCCTCCCGGTTGAAATACTATCCATTTTACCCATCCCTTCCCATATAAGGCAATATGTCATACCATTTTATTATGTCAATTTAGTATAACCAAGTGAAGTAAAATTATTTACTTTGAATTCTCAATATTTATACCTTTTTAGTCATTTTCTATTTACATATTATATGGAATTCTTATATGAAATATAGTGCCTTTCCCCATTTCACTATCTACATCTATTAGCCCTTGATGTAAAGAAATTATCTGATTCGCTATGGGAAGCCCTAGTCCTGTTCCTCCAGTATTTCTGGTTCTAGCTTTATCTACCCTATAGAATCTCTCAAATATATTCGGTAAACTTTCTTTTGGGATACCTATTCCATTATCTTTAATCTCTATAACTACATACTTATCTTTAGAATATAAGCTAATCTTTATCTTTCCTCCTTCTGGAGTATACTTTATTGCATTATGGGCTATATTTATTATGGCCTGTTGCAATTTTTCTGAATCCACTTTAATTTGTATTTTTTCTTTCTGAATATATTTTATGCTGATATTTTTTTCATCTGCCAAAGGCTTTAGTCTGGATATCAATTTTTCCAACATAAAATTAATATAAGTTATTTTATAATTTAATGTTAGCTTTTCTTTATCCAAATCCACTAACATCAATAGATCATCTATTATATTGTTTAAGCGGTCTATTTCTGAATCTATATCTTCCAGAAAATCTCTATAGATTTCCACATTGGTTTCATTCTGATGTAATAAAGACTCTGATAATAATTTAATAGAACTTAGAGGTGTCCTAAGTTCATGGGACACATTGGCTACAAAATCCTTTCTTTGAGTGTCAACTTGGTCCAATTTTATAGTCATGACATTAAAGGCATTGGCCAATTGACTGAATTCATCATTTGTATTTATTTCTACCCTTTGACCTAAATCTCCTTGAGCCATTTTATTTATAGCAGTAGTAAATCTTGTAATAGGTTTTGAAAATATAGATGCAAACCAATAGCTTATTATAAGTATTATAGACATAGTCACTAAGGAAACCATATTGATTGCCTGTCTGATTTCTCTAACTCGATTATATTCATCTCTAAGGGATGTCAGTACCAATGTAGCCCCTACAACTTTATTATCAACCATTATAGGGTCTCCTATATACATCATCGGACCAGAGTCATTAAATTCATATGTATTCACCTTTGTATCACCAGAAAGGGCAATATCTATCTCTTCATAATTCAACCTTTTATTAATCAATTTTTCATTTGAATCTCCTTTTACCACTTTTTTATCATCTACAACAATTATTCTAGAACCTATTTCTTTACTAAAATTATCAATTTGATTTTTTAATACATCTCTAAGAAAAAAACTACTTCCTTCATCAGCATTCAAAAAGAATTTTACTCTATTGGAAAGAATATTGGCATTTATTAACGTATCCTTTTCTTTTTGCTCAATATAAAGGTTAAGAAGAGTTCTAGTGATAAATATATTAACT encodes the following:
- a CDS encoding DNA alkylation repair protein, giving the protein MSEEIIKKFYDNGNEFESKKMAKYMRNKFLFLGIKRPERLVLQKGYIKQCKRIKKIDWDFIFKLWKLPEREFQYLAVDILVALKKEIKNIEIDKIEKLTINRSWWDTVDFLSSKITADVLDRYPDYIEETIIKWSESNDIWLSRSSILVQLRYKEKTNLKLLSTAILNNINSDEFFINKAIGWALREYSKTDKFWVKDFIKNNKLHPLSIKEGSKYL
- a CDS encoding nitroreductase family protein — its product is MDSISTGRSIGEYSGKRVSDDLVKKLLQSAIASSSAGNRQPWEFIVVRDRNRLIEITQVHQYSQMLKEADVAIMICGDESREKDDGYWIQDCATITENILIAAEELGLGAVWLGVYPNEDRVESIKNIFNIPQSVIPLAIVSIGYHVEDKEPASRYIEDKIHYDIW
- a CDS encoding sensor histidine kinase → MVTILGVRLNNKNRFISIRWKLVSTYLLLILIFVVIVNIFITRTLLNLYIEQKEKDTLINANILSNRVKFFLNADEGSSFFLRDVLKNQIDNFSKEIGSRIIVVDDKKVVKGDSNEKLINKRLNYEEIDIALSGDTKVNTYEFNDSGPMMYIGDPIMVDNKVVGATLVLTSLRDEYNRVREIRQAINMVSLVTMSIILIISYWFASIFSKPITRFTTAINKMAQGDLGQRVEINTNDEFSQLANAFNVMTIKLDQVDTQRKDFVANVSHELRTPLSSIKLLSESLLHQNETNVEIYRDFLEDIDSEIDRLNNIIDDLLMLVDLDKEKLTLNYKITYINFMLEKLISRLKPLADEKNISIKYIQKEKIQIKVDSEKLQQAIINIAHNAIKYTPEGGKIKISLYSKDKYVVIEIKDNGIGIPKESLPNIFERFYRVDKARTRNTGGTGLGLPIANQIISLHQGLIDVDSEMGKGTIFHIRIPYNM